AACCCACAGGTGTCCTGACTCAATTTTTCTGCATGAATGTAGAATACTAAACATTAGTTAAGTGCTTGTTAAGAATATTGTTCTCTTTTTTCAGATAGGATTAAAATGGCAGTCCCACAAAAAATGGGGACCTCATTCAAACCCATCTCTGTCTCATACTAAATCAGATAGCATCTGAGAACTTTGTAGGTGTCTCAAGTTGTCTACTAATACCTCACACTTAGGCCACACAGAATACATACTAATCATCTCACATGATCCTCCAAACAATCTTTAAGATATATTCTAGTACATATGCAGCTGAACCAACCTCTAAGAGATAATCCAcgtaaggaaaaagaaagattgaaaataaattGTCTAATACTGTGGACGGGCATGCCAGGTCACAAGATTTTGGTGTCAGCTGTCAGGATTGGGTCAAGTCACTCCACCACCATTCTGAGGTCATGATCTGAGATAGGAATGTAATGACAGCCTGGCAAAAATCACAGGTTTGTTATGAAGACACAATGAAATCATATAGGAagctctttttaaattaaattgtttattaGTTTTGAGGTAATGGCATTTTCAAATAATGGATTATGTCCATTTAAATtggaagacttttcttcttacCTGAGGAAATACAATAGAAAGTAGTTTATGTTCTGACAATGGAGGAAAGGAGATATgattatttgtatgtatatgtgacaATGCAAGTATGTTTTactctttgtttcttttaggaGAGATCAGACCAGAAATGAAGGCAACTCCTTCTGTGGAAGAAACAAACCTGCAAAGACTCATCAGTGATATTCCAAATAACATAGCTCGGAGAGAATTCTGTGTTGAATCTCAACATTCATCTCATACTGAACATCAAGAAATGAACTCTCAGGAACACTGTGGTGAATGGaagcaatgtggaaagatatTCATAGAAAGACACAAacttgctatacatcagagaatccacactggggagaaaccttatgaatgtaagcaatgtggcAAGTCCTTCAGAAGGAGCTCCCATCTTGTTAaccatcaaagaatccacactggggagaaaccttatgaatgcaaggtCTGTGGAAAGTCATTCAGTCGGAGCTCCCATCTTGTTAAACACCAAAggatccacactggggagaaaccttatgagtgcaatgaatgtggaaagacattctgTCAGAGTTCCAATCTTTcttatcatcagagaatccacactggggagaaaccttatgagtgcaagcagtgtggaaaatCATTCAGTAACAGCTCTGGTCTTGCCATacatcagagcatccacactggagagCATCCTTTTGagtgcaagcaatgtggaaaaacaTTTAGTCGGAATTCATGTCTTGCTGTacaccagagaatccacactggggagaaaccttatgagtgcaagcaatgtggaaaggcattcagtcaCAACTCTGGTCTGTCTTATcatcagagcatccacactggggagaaaccttatgagtgcaagcaatgtggaaaggcattcagacAGAGCTGTAAACTTACTCagcatcagagagtccacactggggagaaaccttatgagtgcaagcactgtggaaagacattcagtcataGCTCTGGTCTGTCTTATcatcagagcatccacactggggagaaaccttatgaatgcaagcaatgtggaaaaacattcaCTCTGAGCTCCAGTCTTACTGTACATCAAAGAACCCACACTGGGTACAAACCTTATGAGTGCAAGCAGTGTGAAAAGACATTCAGTCACAGCTCCAGTCTTGCTCATCATCAGActgtccacactggggagaaaccttatgaatgcaagcaatgtggaaagacattcagtcagagctcAAATCTTTTTTATCATCTGAGGATCCACACTGAGGAGAAGCCTTGAGTGTAAGCAATGAGGAAGGACATTCAGTCATGTCTTTGCTCTTATcatcagagcatccacactggggagaagccttatgaatgcaaacaatgtaGAAAGCCATTTATATGGAGGTCCACTTTTGTTCTACATCAGAGAAACCTCAGAATTTCAGACAAAGCACTTACCTTGCTCTAAGTTAGACAGTTCACTCTAGTATGTTATAAACCCAACTAAGATAAGGTGCAAATGGTAATATGATTTAGACCTAAAATGTGATGCCATGAGCAAATTAAGAGAGCATAGAACAGTTTGCCTTTTAGGTCAATTTATTGATatgggaagaatttgtgaccaaatgaGAAATAGATGACATGAGCTGCATCAtggatcatttttattatcttaaattcaaaagtatttgtacaaacaaaaccaatacaagcAAGGTTAAAAAGGGAAACAAGTTACAATTCCCTTTAAAATCAGATGTCCAATTTTGTGAAGGGAACCCTCTCCAATGATCACATATGGAGTCTTACCAGCATCATCATGATCCTACTGATCTCATCTAGTGTGAGTCATGGGACTGAATTTAAACAGGACACAATTGAACGTGAcccagaagggaggaggaagaaattagAAGACAAGGAAGAAGGAGTTCTTTCTGGAGGAACCGGGGAAGGGGAAGGTGGCTGAAGGAGCCATGTGTAGGGCACCCACATGGCTAAAAGACTTTATTTAGTTTTCTGCCTTTAACTATCCAAGtaaattctaataaaatttatgaaaaataaggacCATAGTCCTAGTTTTAGTTCTTACATTATTGTGACCACTATGGAAAGGAGCCTCGCTTCTCTTTAAGCGAGGGGTTTAGTGGGCAAGTGAGGTTTAACCAGTAATAACTAGTGAGAAATGTCAGATTTCAAAGCCTGAGGGTCCCTTTCATATTACTAACCCCTCACTGCTTATTAGCCCACATTGCAGTAAGtagaaaaaaatctggaaggGGATTGAGAAATTCCCTCTGGGGAAGGGCACAGCTTGACTTGTAGAGGCAGTCAGAATCTTAGACCCTGACCCAGGGAATCATTGGAGAAAAGAGTCCCTCCTGAGTCTGAGGGGATGCGTAAATTAGAGCTCTTGGGTCTGGGAAGACCCACTCAGAGTGGTCTGGATATAAGCAGGACCCTGAGGAGCTGAGATCACTGACTTTTGGAAACCAACTCTTCAGCTGCAAGTCTCAGGTATGTCTGGACCAAGAACTGAAAAGGCACCAGACTTCTGCTGCCTCCCCTTTCCTTTGAGCCTCATTCTCCCCTTACTCATGGTGAGGACTGGGGGCAGGCATTTgtgtctcatttttgtatttattgtgGGGTGGAAGGGAAGAGACCAGGTCCTCTATGCCACCATGGGATGAGTTCATTGGCATCCAAATTATCTCCAAATTACTGGTAAAATTTCAGTCATCATCCCAAAGTCATGAAGCTCTTTTGCTGTTCTCTTGGACTGGAGCTGATGATTCCTGACTAGATGAGATCTTGCATTTAtagatcagaggatcatagaccTTGACCAGCACTACCTAGATGGTTTCTCCTAATTGGGCACACATCACTAGGTTGTGAATTGTAACAAATGATCCAATTTGTAAATTATGCTCCTTTGATCTTTGTCATGATTTGTGGATGGCTTTCAGGTTCCCCTTTGCAATCTTATTTCTTGCTCAAACTTTCTTATTGGCTAGGAGAGGGAGTGACCAGTGGGACCAGAATGAGACACAATTTTAAGATAACCCATTCCCTGGTCTCCTGTCCACCATCATGCACCAACATGCCTAGAGAGTAATCTaacaaaaatcaaagcaaaacaaaaaacattttaaaaaaatcatggtaGAGGAGGGCAAGCCAGCCTTCCATCTAGCACACTGGCTTATGAGCCTGAGCAcaagacaaaaactgctgggaaaactggaaaacagtatgggagaaaccAGGTTTAGACAAATATATCACACCCTGGAATGAGGGGAACTGCTTAAAAGGTGAAACACAGATCTAGGGGGTCCACTGATTATGGGATACAGAGGAGAGCAGAAGACTACTTCCTGTGGCCATTTTTTATCTGGCTGAAGGAGGTAGCTGAGGTTCCCTTATAAAATGTTCGAGGGTCCTGCGAGCTATGGCATCTTTTCCCACCCTGACATTCTGTGTATGAGCAGCAAAGACCCAGCAACTCTATCCTAAAGATGAGCCCGACcatctgtgtaaatag
The window above is part of the Gracilinanus agilis isolate LMUSP501 chromosome 4, AgileGrace, whole genome shotgun sequence genome. Proteins encoded here:
- the LOC123246917 gene encoding zinc finger protein 850-like — protein: MSGKWKQCGKIFRHKLAIHQKIHTVEKPYQCKQCGKTFCHRSSLSDHQTIHTGEKPYECKQCGKTFCHSSSLSDNQRIHTGEKPYQCKQCGKSFIQSSHRAQHQTIHTGEKPYECKQCGKSFSLSFHLAQHQRIHTGEKPYECKQYGKTFCHSSSLSHHQRIHTGEKPYQCKQCGKTFCCSSSLSHHQIIHTGEKPYQCKQCGKSFSRSSHLVQHQRIHTGEKPYECKQCGKTFRHRSILAQHQSIYNGETPYKCKQCGKTFIQISNLAVHQSINIGEKPYECNQCGKSFSRSSHLAQHQRIHTGEKPYECKQCGKSFRRSSHLVNHQRIHTGEKPYECKVCGKSFSRSSHLVKHQRIHTGEKPYECNECGKTFCQSSNLSYHQRIHTGEKPYECKQCGKSFSNSSGLAIHQSIHTGEHPFECKQCGKTFSRNSCLAVHQRIHTGEKPYECKQCGKAFSHNSGLSYHQSIHTGEKPYECKQCGKAFRQSCKLTQHQRVHTGEKPYECKHCGKTFSHSSGLSYHQSIHTGEKPYECKQCGKTFTLSSSLTVHQRTHTGYKPYECKQCEKTFSHSSSLAHHQTVHTGEKPYECKQCGKTFSQSSNLFYHLRIHTEEKP